The genomic stretch CGGTATTTCCCTTACGGCACTGGTGCAAAGCAGTACGGCAGTTACCATATTAACGGTCAGCTTTGTGGATTCCGGGATTATGAGACTGGAAAGCGCTGTTGCAATTATTTATGGAGCCAACATCGGAACAACCTTTACTGCGCAATTCATGAGTTTTCAGATTAACCGCTACGCCTGGCATATTTTGATAGCCGGTTGTATCTTGAGCTTTGGCACACTACATAAACTAAAAACTACGGGGCAGGTACTGGTGGGCGTAGGGCTCCTTTTCTCGGGACTGAACCTTATGGGGAAAAGTGTCTTGATCCTGAAAGGAAATCCGCTGCTTTCCCAGTGGCTTATGGAACACTCGGAGAATGTTATATTATGCCTCCTTGCAGGTGTATTCTTTACCATGCTTGCCCAAAGCAGCAGCGCCACTGTCGGAATGACCATTCTGCTCTTTAACAATGGCTTATTGCCCTTTGCTTCGGCGGTGGCACTAACACTGGGGGATAATATCGGAAGCTGTATTACCGCTCAGGTTGCCAGCTTAAAGTCCGGAACAGCCGGTAAGCGGGTAGCCCTGGCGCATACCCTGTACAATGTCTTTGGCGTCGTGCTGGTATTTCTTATCCTGCCGCAGTTCTGTGATTTGATACTGGCGAGTACGAAGGCTTTAGGACAGGATAACACCAGGCTGATAGCAAATACTCATACCATA from Anaerocolumna sp. AGMB13020 encodes the following:
- a CDS encoding Na/Pi cotransporter family protein — protein: MLEIATIIMNLITGSLLIITGVGTMGRTLEQANSKLLHKTMSLFSRNKWTSFLTGISLTALVQSSTAVTILTVSFVDSGIMRLESAVAIIYGANIGTTFTAQFMSFQINRYAWHILIAGCILSFGTLHKLKTTGQVLVGVGLLFSGLNLMGKSVLILKGNPLLSQWLMEHSENVILCLLAGVFFTMLAQSSSATVGMTILLFNNGLLPFASAVALTLGDNIGSCITAQVASLKSGTAGKRVALAHTLYNVFGVVLVFLILPQFCDLILASTKALGQDNTRLIANTHTIFNLVSALLFLPISKYYVRFLYFLLPDKVHKGCD